One region of Salvia miltiorrhiza cultivar Shanhuang (shh) chromosome 3, IMPLAD_Smil_shh, whole genome shotgun sequence genomic DNA includes:
- the LOC131019168 gene encoding receptor kinase-like protein Xa21 — translation MLSSEAKSKQPLSLATDQTALLSLKHISLLLATNWTNSTSVCSWIGVTCSFRHHRVAALNLSNMALSATIPPQLGHLSFLVSLDLSNNLFYGDLPHQLSLLRRLKFISFQLNNFTGDIPPILGQLPKLEHLNLSSNSFIGSIPKSLSNLTNLQFLDLSSNSLSGEIPKEFGRLQSLQTLSVQFNRLSGAIPSAIFNISTLVVIALRNNELSGSLPTDMCSNLPFLAGIYLSNNQLSGAIPTNLSQCSRLEYLSLSYNSLSGEIPSEIGYLTSLQILYLGGNNLNGILPHEIGRLQSLVTFGAEQSEIAGSIDFNIFMNMSSLQTLILWRNKFTGNLSRDVGNITMLTELYLSENHFTGLIPTEFGQLYYLENLSLQLNSLSGSIPYELFNISTLRILGLVGNALSGVLPTHLCHASPSLEELYLGRNSITGAIPNSISNCSQLTILTLNNNKFSGYIPTHLGNLRLLQSLRLHRNNLTQAPSSSFITSLTNFKSLTRLSIDDNPLNGVIPASVGNLSSSLSIFTAGNSKFSGSIPVDIGNLSNMMVLDFSGNELSGNIPLTISHLHQLQGLRMSDNMLGGSIPHAICDLFSLNTLVMSKNQFSGPIPKCLGNVSSLRNLYLDSNILNSSIPSSLWGLKDLIKLDLSSNSLNGSLPLEMSNLRAAIYINVAMNQLSGSIPSTIGKLQNLVNLSLANNRLEGYMPVSMGSMISLANLDLSYNNLSGSIPKSLEALQHLDYFNVSFNSLSGEIPNGGSFRNFTMDSFKGNEALCGIPKFHVQICSSTNHRSKRKKVERTSFIVFGLVAFISIVALVFIIVRNKRKVKTTGEVDELIFIVPERISYYELLQATERFDESNLLGIGSSCSVYKGILNNGKDIVVKVFNMQLEGVLKTIGFQEVN, via the exons ATGCTTTCTTCTGAAGCCAAATCCAAACAACCTCTGAGCCTTGCAACTGATCAAACAGCCCTTCTTTCACTCAAACATATATCTCTTTTACTTGCAACTAATTGGACCAACTCCACCTCCGTCTGCAGCTGGATTGGCGTCACTTGCAGCTTCCGCCACCACAGAGTTGCTGCCTTGAATCTCTCCAACATGGCTCTCTCCGCCACCATTCCTCCACAGCTCGGACACCTCTCCTTCCTCGTCTCGCTCGACCTCTCCAATAACCTTTTCTATGGAGATTTGCCACACCAACTGTCTCTCCTTCGCCGTTTGAAGTTCATATCTTTCCAactcaacaacttcactggaGACATCCCTCCGATATTGGGTCAGTTACCAAAATTAGAGCACTTGAATTTAAGCAGCAACAGCTTCATAGGTTCCATCCCAAAATCTCTCTCAAACCTCACAAACCTACAATTTCTTGACTTATCTTCCAATTCTCTAAGTGGAGAGATTCCAAAAGAGTTTGGGAGACTTCAAAGTCTACAAACTCTATCAGTTCAATTCAATCGTCTATCCGGTGCTATACCATCAGCCATATTCAACATCTCAACCCTTGTAGTTATAGCATTGAGAAACAATGAATTGAGTGGAAGTCTTCCAACAGACATGTGCAGTAATCTTCCATTTCTTGCTGGGATTTATCTTTCTAACAATCAGCTGAGTGGCGCGATTCCCACAAATCTATCCCAATGTTCACGACTTGAGTATTTGAGCCTCTCTTACAACTCTTTAAGTGGGGAGATACCTTCAGAAATCGGCTACTTAACATCTCTTCAGATTCTATATCTTGGTGGTAACAATTTGAATG GAATACTACCACATGAGATTGGCCGTCTTCAAAGTCTGGTTACTTTTGGTGCTGAACAGAGTGAGATTGCGGGCTCAattgatttcaatattttcatgaatatgtCTTCTCTGCAAACCTTAATACTATGGCGTAACAAATTCACGGGGAACCTTTCAAGGGATGTCGGGAATATTACCATGCTAACAGAGTTATACCTCTCGGAAAACCATTTTACAG GGCTTATTCCCACTGAATTTGGCCAACTTTACTATTTGGAGAACTTATCACTACAGTTGAACAGCTTGAGTGGTTCGATTCCATATGagctctttaacatttcaactctTCGGATTCTTGGACTTGTCGGCAATGCTCTGTCAGGGGTTCTTCCAACCCATTTATGCCATGCTTCTCCCTCTCTCGAAGAACTTTATCTTGGCCGAAATTCTATCACTGGAGCAATACCCAACTCCATCTCTAACTGTTCTCAACTCACAATTCTCACACTTAATAACAACAAATTCAGTGGTTATATACCTACTCATCTCGGCAACCTAAGACTTCTTCAAAGTCTTCGACTACATAGAAACAATCTTACCCAGGCACCATCTTCTTCCTTCATTACTTCATTGACAAATTTCAAGTCTCTAACTCGTTTGTCAATTGATGATAATCCTCTAAATGGTGTCATTCCAGCTTCTGTCGGGAATTTATCTTCCTCGCTTTCAATATTCACCGCCGGCAACTCCAAATTCAGTGGCAGCATTCCTGTTGACATAGGCAATCTAAGCAATATGATGGTATTAGATTTTTCTGGGAATGAGTTATCTGGTAATATTCCACTAACTATAAGCCATTTGCATCAACTTCAAGGATTACGTATGTCTGATAACATGTTGGGAGGCTCAATACCACATGCTATATGTGATCTATTTAGCCTCAATACTTTAGTTATGAGCAAGAATCAATTTTCAGGCCCAATTCCTAAATGTCTGGGAAATGTCTCTTCTTTAAGAAATCTTTATCTAGACTCCAACATTTTGAATTCAAGCATACCATCAAGCTTATGGGGCCTAAAAGATTTGATCAAATTAGACTTGTCCTCAAATTCATTAAATGGGTCACTACCTCTAGAGATGAGTAACTTAAGAGCAGCGATCTATATAAATGTAGCAATGAATCAGTTGTCAGGGTCAATTCCCAGCACTATTGGGAAGTTGCAGAATTTGGTTAATCTGTCTTTGGCAAATAATAGACTAGAAGGTTATATGCCTGTGTCTATGGGAAGCATGATCAGTTTGGCAAATCTCGACTTATCGTACAACAACCTCTCTGGTTCAATTCCAAAGTCTTTAGAAGCACTTCAACACCTCGACTACTTTAATGTCTCTTTCAATAgtttaagtggagaaattcctaatggaggttcttttagaaacttcactaTGGATTCTTTTAAGGGTAATGAGGCATTGTGTGGAATCCCCAAGTTCCATGTCCAAATTTGCTCTTCAACTAACCACAGATCAAAGAGAAAGAAGGTGGAACGAACTTCATTTATTGTTTTCGGGCTTGTGGCTTTCATCTCGATTGTTGCTCTGGTCTTTATAATTGTCAGAAACAAAAGGAAAGTTAAGACGACTGGAGAAGTTGATGAGTTGATATTCATTGTGCCGGAAAGAATCTCTTATTATGAACTGCTGCAAGCAACGGAAAGATTCGATGAAAGTAATTTACTTGGCATTGGGAGTTCTTGCTCTGTTTATAAAGGAATTCTTAACAATGGGAAGGATATCGTTGTCAAGGTGTTTAATATGCAGCTAGAAG GGGTTTTGAAGACTATAGGGTTTCAGGAGGTGAATTAG
- the LOC131015465 gene encoding nicastrin-like, whose translation MYTEIDGFPCVRLLNLSGEIGCSNPAREKVVAPIVRFKNSKELTGPAAVLVSLDEFESVLSRVSKDLDFASKVAGIFVESRSQVQNGLKGFSPDVKFPQAEFAPYTSNNFQWNPAGSGIIWKAYNFPVILLSETSTSILQQVFGIQNI comes from the exons ATGTACACAGAAATTGATGGATTTCCTTGTGTCCGTCTACTCAACCTTTCAGGGGAAATTGGTTGCTCAA ATCCTGCACGTGAGAAAGTTGTCGCACCAATTGTTAGATTTAAGAATTCAAAGGAGTTGACTGGACCAGCAGCAGTCCTGGTCTCTTTAGATGAATTTGAAAGCGTGCTGTCAAG AGTATCAAAAGACTTAGATTTTGCTAGTAAAGTGGCCGGCATATTTGTTGAATCAAGAAGTCAGGTTCAAAATGGTTTAAAGG GATTTTCTCCAGATGTCAAATTTCCACAGGCAGAATTTGCTCCATATACAAGCAACAATTTTCAGTGGAATCCAGCT GGATCTGGAATCATATGGAAGGCTTATAATTTTCCAGTGATTTTGCTCTCTGAGACCAGCACATCTATCTTGCAACAGGTATTTGGgattcaaaatatataa
- the LOC131015468 gene encoding putative L-type lectin-domain containing receptor kinase V.2: protein MPKGNLEKWLYSHNYCLNMIERLNIMIDVASALEYLHHGYSMPIVHSDLKPSNVLLDEDMVAHVSDFGIAKSLCDGDSLVLTNTLATFGYIAPGKEEMIDKNMQCVSSILELALKCSADSLGDRINMKQAHAELRKIKHRFFQ, encoded by the exons atgccaaagggaaaccttgaaaaatggttatattcccacaactattgcttgaatatgatagaaagattgaatataatgattGATGTTGCATCTGCTTTGGAGTATCTTCACCACGGTTATTCAATGCCCATTGTCCACAGCGACTTGAAGCCTAGTAATGTGCTGTTAGACGAAGACATGGTTGCCCATGTAAGCGACTTTGGGATAGCAAAGTCGTTATGCGATGGAGATAGCTTGGTGTTAACCAACACGCTAGCAACATTCGGTTACATCGCTCCAGGTAAA gaagaaatgaTTGACAAGAATATGCAGTGTGTATCATCCATACTTGAATTGGCTCTGAAATGCTCTGCCGACTCTCTCGGGGATAGAATCAACATGAAACAAGCACATGCAGAGTTGCGGAAAATCAAACATCGATTTTTCCAATGA